Proteins encoded in a region of the Stieleria neptunia genome:
- a CDS encoding TlpA family protein disulfide reductase — protein MKLLVILITLGCVGLVCVSKATCEDEPTDMPPYFVAPIKTELQRREISATAKAYAVVNCNAFLVDSRFAPDAVDTTALVSELQKLAGADPGPLKLVMRFQLGGEIERSTRTTIKNHVKQICQSAGFDSVSTSEINTSASWENHYKPLKDFVGGESAIETVKTDRLINAYPLRTKLSRIVIGDADCVIEIKQPIDGRQQELSPELQSAIRSAIESFGPELTKRKLLFRVRSTDAGRELVEQIFDARRPPEIPENVKDGPLFDFLQSQQKQYRPSPAMKLARALGFDAISYTHSPGGGAPEKRIGHPAPDFALDRVGGDRLELSRFLNGRPGLVTFWGVACGPCRLEAPHLTRLHQKYQDRFAIVAVNGYNETPEVVAKFAAQNQLDHPIVVGGGKVASKAYFVGAYPTTFFVDRNGTVVDYKVGFDSGEELEERVREMVGDGEID, from the coding sequence ATGAAGCTGCTTGTGATTTTGATAACGCTTGGTTGTGTCGGTTTGGTCTGTGTCTCGAAAGCGACGTGTGAAGACGAACCAACCGACATGCCGCCGTACTTTGTGGCACCGATCAAAACCGAGCTGCAACGTCGGGAGATTTCGGCGACTGCCAAGGCGTATGCCGTGGTCAACTGCAATGCCTTTCTGGTTGATTCTCGATTTGCCCCCGACGCGGTTGACACCACCGCGCTGGTGTCAGAATTGCAGAAGCTTGCCGGTGCGGATCCTGGGCCGTTAAAACTCGTGATGAGATTCCAGCTTGGCGGTGAAATCGAGCGATCGACGCGAACGACGATCAAGAACCATGTCAAACAAATTTGCCAATCCGCCGGCTTTGATTCGGTCAGCACTTCGGAGATCAACACATCGGCCAGTTGGGAGAACCACTACAAGCCGCTGAAAGATTTTGTCGGCGGCGAGTCGGCGATCGAGACAGTGAAGACGGATCGGTTGATCAACGCCTATCCGCTTCGCACCAAGCTCTCTCGGATCGTGATCGGCGATGCCGACTGTGTGATCGAAATCAAGCAGCCCATCGATGGTCGGCAACAGGAATTGTCGCCCGAGCTTCAATCTGCGATTCGCAGTGCGATTGAATCATTCGGGCCGGAATTAACGAAGCGGAAACTGCTGTTCCGCGTGCGAAGTACCGACGCCGGCCGAGAGCTGGTCGAGCAGATCTTTGATGCCCGTCGACCGCCGGAGATTCCGGAGAACGTGAAGGATGGCCCATTGTTTGATTTTTTGCAGTCTCAGCAAAAACAATACCGTCCCTCGCCGGCAATGAAGCTGGCGCGTGCATTGGGGTTCGACGCGATCAGCTACACGCATTCGCCGGGAGGTGGGGCGCCGGAGAAACGGATCGGACATCCGGCTCCCGATTTCGCGTTGGATCGCGTGGGCGGCGATCGGTTGGAACTGAGTCGATTTCTGAACGGGCGGCCGGGGCTGGTGACCTTTTGGGGCGTCGCTTGCGGACCGTGCCGCTTAGAAGCCCCGCATCTCACTCGCTTGCATCAAAAGTATCAAGACAGGTTCGCGATCGTCGCGGTCAACGGATACAACGAGACGCCCGAAGTGGTCGCGAAGTTCGCGGCGCAGAACCAACTGGATCACCCGATCGTGGTCGGCGGTGGAAAGGTTGCTTCGAAAGCCTATTTCGTCGGTGCTTACCCCACGACGTTTTTTGTCGATCGCAATGGCACGGTGGTGGACTACAAGGTGGGGTTTGATTCTGGCGAGGAACTTGAGGAGCGGGTTCGTGAGATGGTCGGGGACGGGGAGATCGACTGA